Proteins encoded by one window of Monoglobus pectinilyticus:
- a CDS encoding AraC family transcriptional regulator, translating into MVPFYEIQPSDLTVIHNYREIRFHAHLHEYIEIAYVFKEGQHIDIDGIEYEIKSGQAAVVFPDIVHYYYRNEVRPADEVLVICSPKLFNGMFPDMSSVRPKNPIITDVDETTKLAFQQIADCTSFPEKLGWSLIIMSGIMKKISLEHGKHIPVESLTQKIIQYMTINFKQDISIETLADEFSVSKYYISHIFSDRIKISFRNYLALLRTEYAASLMRTTDDSITNICGCAGFTSQRTFNRAFKQIYGVTPREYKNNISELYKE; encoded by the coding sequence ATGGTACCGTTTTATGAAATACAGCCTTCTGACTTAACAGTAATTCACAATTACCGTGAAATCCGTTTTCATGCTCATCTGCATGAGTACATTGAAATTGCATACGTTTTTAAAGAAGGTCAACATATAGATATTGACGGTATAGAATATGAAATCAAATCCGGACAGGCCGCTGTTGTATTTCCCGATATTGTGCATTACTATTATCGGAATGAAGTCAGACCTGCTGATGAGGTGTTGGTTATATGCAGTCCCAAGCTGTTTAACGGAATGTTCCCGGATATGAGTTCCGTACGCCCTAAAAATCCGATTATTACTGATGTTGATGAAACAACAAAACTGGCGTTTCAGCAGATTGCCGACTGCACCTCTTTCCCCGAAAAGTTGGGTTGGTCGTTGATTATAATGTCAGGTATTATGAAAAAAATAAGTTTGGAACACGGCAAGCATATACCCGTTGAGAGTCTTACCCAAAAAATAATACAATATATGACTATAAATTTTAAACAAGATATTTCCATCGAGACATTGGCAGATGAGTTTTCCGTCAGTAAATATTACATCTCACATATCTTTTCAGACCGTATAAAAATTAGTTTTAGAAACTATCTTGCGCTGCTCAGAACAGAATATGCAGCAAGTCTCATGAGGACAACCGACGACAGCATTACAAACATTTGCGGCTGTGCCGGTTTCACCAGCCAGCGAACCTTTAATAGGGCTTTTAAACAAATTTATGGTGTGACGCCACGCGAATATAAAAATAATATCAGCGAACTTTACAAAGAATAA
- a CDS encoding substrate-binding periplasmic protein, translating to MKKNKNRILSVVFRSAVIILCALSIMYAFILTSCTQPARSSNSDSKALTVKDNSIIRIAFTAGYEPFEYIDDSGNYLGFDMALGYKLSESMNRIPVFQNMKSNSLLDSLNCGISDMVISAVEVTDERHQKVDFSDSYITLSSSIITYKDNTDVTNINSLKNAQNVAVVSGSDSGYYLTNNLGLANIKEYRNEAEAELAVLNGGADVLFTDSKIAETFVNQNRKFTIKETNINQRKFCIAVSKGNSDLLRLINEKLNEFKKDGTLYNLRSAYISGNAELRTTFDDELINIQQNSTVPNTKTSTDYAE from the coding sequence ATGAAAAAGAATAAAAACAGAATTTTAAGCGTAGTTTTCAGGAGCGCAGTAATTATCTTATGCGCTCTCTCCATAATGTATGCTTTTATTCTTACTTCGTGCACACAGCCAGCCCGCTCCTCAAACAGCGACAGTAAAGCTTTGACTGTTAAAGATAATTCTATAATAAGGATTGCTTTTACCGCCGGATATGAGCCATTTGAATATATAGACGATTCAGGGAATTATTTAGGATTTGATATGGCACTAGGATACAAACTTTCAGAATCAATGAACAGAATACCGGTTTTTCAAAATATGAAATCAAATTCTCTGCTTGATTCTCTTAACTGCGGAATATCTGATATGGTAATTTCAGCTGTTGAAGTAACTGATGAAAGACACCAAAAAGTCGATTTTTCTGATTCTTATATTACTCTCAGTTCATCAATTATAACATATAAAGACAATACTGATGTGACCAACATAAACAGTCTTAAAAATGCACAAAACGTTGCTGTTGTTTCCGGCAGCGATTCAGGTTATTATTTAACTAATAATCTTGGTCTGGCAAATATTAAAGAATATAGGAACGAGGCCGAGGCAGAACTGGCGGTTTTAAATGGCGGCGCCGATGTATTGTTTACTGACAGCAAAATTGCCGAAACTTTTGTAAATCAAAATAGAAAGTTTACTATAAAAGAGACAAATATTAATCAGCGTAAATTTTGTATAGCGGTTTCAAAAGGAAATTCTGATTTGCTGAGACTGATAAATGAGAAACTTAACGAATTTAAAAAAGACGGCACTCTATACAACCTGAGATCAGCCTATATTAGCGGAAACGCAGAACTTAGAACAACATTTGACGATGAACTTATAAATATTCAGCAAAACAGCACAGTTCCTAATACCAAAACTTCAACTGATTATGCAGAGTAA
- a CDS encoding DNA polymerase Y family protein, translating to MKSAGMKIDRTNEKIILHSDMNNFYASVECMLNPNLRDKYVAVCGRQSDRHGIVLAKNEKAKSMGVSTGEQIWKAKQKCPNLVVVEPHFELYMKYSKLAHEIYYKYTDLIEPFGLDECWLDVTGSTLLFGNGHEIACKIKEEIKETLGLTVSIGVSFSKIFAKLGSDMKKPDAVTCITREGYKDKVWPLPASEMLGVGRATADKLLHHGVSTIGDIANANPDHLRNWLGINGVKLWNFANGRGGTQIAPYEYIPPVKSVGNGITCVEDLNDETEVWKVIFELSRKVSRRLRKQGLMPEGIAVAIKDKDLHYQEFQMKMPKPSYSAFGLAEKAFELFKQHYEWKQSVRAVTVRAINLVSEKVDVQLNMFEDINKELKRESLERSIEYIKDMYGENSVTYGSLLGDIKLPAAHKINTVMPNIMYQ from the coding sequence ATGAAAAGTGCAGGTATGAAAATAGACAGAACTAATGAGAAAATCATATTGCATAGTGATATGAATAATTTTTATGCTTCGGTTGAGTGTATGCTAAATCCGAATCTGCGAGATAAATATGTAGCTGTGTGCGGCAGGCAGAGCGACAGGCATGGCATAGTTTTGGCAAAAAATGAAAAGGCAAAATCTATGGGCGTCAGCACGGGGGAACAAATTTGGAAAGCCAAACAAAAGTGTCCAAATTTAGTGGTTGTTGAACCGCATTTTGAACTTTACATGAAATATTCTAAATTAGCGCATGAAATATATTATAAGTATACGGACCTTATTGAACCGTTTGGTCTTGATGAGTGCTGGCTTGATGTAACCGGCAGCACGCTGTTGTTTGGAAACGGTCATGAAATAGCTTGTAAAATTAAAGAAGAGATAAAGGAGACTTTGGGTCTGACAGTATCTATAGGAGTCTCATTCAGTAAGATTTTTGCAAAACTTGGCTCTGATATGAAAAAGCCTGACGCCGTCACTTGCATAACGAGAGAGGGGTATAAGGATAAAGTATGGCCTCTGCCTGCATCAGAAATGTTGGGAGTGGGTAGGGCAACTGCGGATAAATTACTTCATCACGGAGTAAGTACTATAGGTGATATAGCCAACGCAAATCCTGACCATTTAAGAAATTGGCTGGGGATAAACGGTGTTAAACTATGGAATTTTGCCAATGGCAGAGGGGGGACTCAAATAGCTCCGTATGAGTATATACCGCCGGTAAAGTCGGTTGGAAACGGTATAACCTGCGTTGAGGATTTGAATGATGAAACAGAGGTATGGAAAGTAATATTTGAATTGAGCAGAAAGGTATCAAGACGTCTGAGAAAACAAGGGCTGATGCCGGAAGGGATTGCGGTCGCCATTAAAGACAAAGACCTGCATTATCAGGAATTTCAAATGAAGATGCCAAAACCGTCATATAGTGCGTTTGGACTTGCTGAAAAGGCTTTTGAGCTTTTTAAACAGCATTATGAATGGAAACAAAGCGTTAGGGCTGTAACAGTTCGGGCTATAAACCTTGTGTCTGAAAAAGTTGATGTTCAATTAAATATGTTTGAAGATATAAATAAGGAATTAAAGCGGGAAAGCTTAGAGCGTTCTATTGAATATATCAAAGATATGTATGGAGAGAACTCCGTTACTTACGGAAGTTTACTGGGAGATATAAAATTGCCGGCGGCACACAAAATCAATACGGTGATGCCGAATATTATGTATCAGTAA
- a CDS encoding ImmA/IrrE family metallo-endopeptidase codes for MTAEDIYLKTKKLIRSSGSSDPFEIAKYLGIMVRTSSDFSKLCGIYTIILRKRVIILNNNLSREKKRIVLAHELGHDMLHRDLAENRTLQEFMLYDMTARPEYEANMFAADLLISDDEILELVNIYNYDVNQTANALDTDSNLVGIKIESMNHRGYKFKSDIQFKNNFL; via the coding sequence TTGACAGCTGAGGATATCTATTTGAAAACTAAAAAGCTGATTCGGTCTTCCGGTAGTTCTGACCCATTTGAGATTGCCAAGTATTTAGGAATTATGGTAAGAACAAGTTCAGATTTTTCAAAATTGTGCGGTATTTATACAATAATTTTACGTAAGCGTGTTATAATTTTAAATAATAATTTGTCAAGAGAAAAGAAGAGGATTGTTTTGGCTCATGAATTAGGGCATGATATGCTTCATAGAGACCTGGCGGAAAACAGAACGCTTCAGGAGTTTATGCTGTATGATATGACGGCAAGACCTGAATATGAGGCTAATATGTTTGCTGCTGATTTACTAATTTCGGATGATGAGATTTTGGAACTTGTTAATATATACAATTATGATGTTAATCAAACTGCCAACGCTCTTGATACGGACAGTAATTTGGTTGGAATTAAAATTGAAAGTATGAATCACAGAGGATATAAATTTAAGAGTGATATACAATTTAAAAACAACTTTTTGTAA
- a CDS encoding glycoside hydrolase family 3 C-terminal domain-containing protein has protein sequence MLRMEKKLNDSAETNSSLTENEIDISGSKNILPYQDSRLSFEERAADLVARMTLEEKAAQVSNMSEPIPRLGVSEYNYWREGLHGVARQGKATSFPTSLAMSNTWNRKLIYKAADITATEARGKNPKTNLSYWSPTINMARDPRWGRNEETYGEDPYLTAQYGIEFVNGMQGDDTRYLKTIATIKHFIANNCEKERRMGSSVMDEKTLREYYGRAFQDIVEKAAPASVMSSYNATTVYRNGEKIFDYIPSTANPYILLDLLRKNWGFNGYVTGDCGAFGDLNNTAAYKKALFTDEDINNVPQYATITKGFLNGADTDCGNAGVQKNVLDAVKNGYITEDDLDINIYRLFLQRMRTGEFDSGVKYFEIKPDVLETSEHVAAAEEAAEQSWVLLKNDNNILPLSNGIKNAALVGNLADEVVLGDYSGSPEQTVTPYNGIVTELRRVMPDVNVDYLGGATDETKLMNIRGLSFILKGGEERKIDLSAALVSGGITLNGSLIEDITRKGTAVFKNIDFSDVLKVRAEVSTGDLAGGKVKLCYGDGGPQVAEVVSVKTNSLNSFKDCIGEYTGTSGGYCGTEDLYLSFEANQEEFSVTKYKEKLDSADVIIAYAGTNLSDSAESYDRKSIDLPLSQSHVQALTSAYPEKTIVAMQTVGQVNVEPFEKDARAIIWTSYNGQTQGTALGKILSGQVNPSGKLTATWYKSEDLELMPIETEGVKGEDGITRYFNDYNIQSRSGFPGRTYQYYSGTPVYPFGFGLSYTDFRYSNIKLSERYISANEKIKISADIENVGTVYGAEIVQLYVSVPGADGENKPKKQLKGFERIELLPGEIKSVSFELDISEMSFFSEKEQKAYVLEGKYKVYIGRNSADESLADEFSVSGELESKLKTVSVLPSGIAIRGLINGQGGELEQISSVTANLSVVMTDEKILDISKAKVSYKSGNETVAAVDDRGVVKSGPVSGVTMITAEVTVNNETKSVEFPIVNILEYKAGTSDKNKAVQELTYEKNFYPKGAFSDNNWNKLEAIYDSAVKEIESAVKYTDMTKILAESIKKLRSVEMDNIENRYTIASKNPNYLVDGIIDYRMGGIPPYITSKDGVSGTVNTENPYHGIELEAYDGNNKIDSKNLIWQIEKLDSSKRDSAEINRNTGELTVMTGGLVRVRVIDISSLVGGETLIYINTQIEAEDSDSVENNFGDNRSGASGSAQRANSTGNTSVNWLEYKGIRLQNLRKITVRYALKSGSVNIKFSVNRSAAPNCILAENILKETGGSEIWKEAVFKVNSSVLYNASVDGNGLSSIFLQANSANIDFFKLDYEEYDGGLPYSIAEVHDREKGLMSVDIKCLGSGFPSGVLKVYASEEVSKEIKSIEVTGGGRYDISTNCKYGDSVSFCVYNMNTEASDIFNHTYRKPAERKVKVYSGDNRAYTVLFCNNRMDKLPEIDCITGYGTVLRREKKKFKYVYGDREYVFSTAWQIGDGSETESCLLYRPKSECYITVLFDGNGGRDRELYIVQGGTILAGGKSYPECKSDVTAKISDITQPVYVYGNGGNKNIYAVFVEYINGIDESKTFETIQSAKWGNGFAKLEKESVTGKTKLSSSGSGSVWSEVKLDYFAKSDVEEIQNPLKINSIDEYKGRLYAGCDNGIMLILPLCQKCYQLKKVCGFDIKDIKIDGGVMNITGDTESKTIKMVSLGSDRVEPEEAMVLRSNGAVLADVREEYEYKESHIQGAVNIPLDSIESLLTYGRNTIIIFYCLNGFKAELAVEKARAMGFENVYNLGGADKLI, from the coding sequence ATGTTAAGAATGGAAAAAAAGTTAAATGACAGTGCAGAAACTAATTCTAGTTTGACTGAAAATGAAATTGATATTTCAGGGAGTAAAAATATACTTCCGTATCAGGATTCACGTCTGTCTTTTGAGGAGCGTGCGGCGGATTTAGTAGCTAGGATGACTCTGGAAGAAAAAGCTGCGCAAGTATCAAATATGTCAGAGCCTATACCGCGTCTTGGAGTCAGCGAATATAACTATTGGCGCGAGGGGCTGCACGGAGTTGCGAGACAGGGAAAGGCCACTAGTTTTCCAACAAGTTTGGCGATGTCTAATACTTGGAACCGCAAGTTAATTTATAAAGCTGCAGATATAACGGCAACGGAGGCAAGAGGCAAAAATCCAAAGACAAATTTGTCTTATTGGAGCCCAACCATTAATATGGCAAGAGACCCGCGTTGGGGAAGAAATGAAGAGACGTATGGCGAAGACCCATATTTGACGGCGCAGTATGGTATAGAATTTGTTAATGGAATGCAGGGAGACGATACAAGATATCTTAAAACGATAGCCACTATAAAACATTTTATTGCAAATAACTGTGAAAAGGAGCGCCGAATGGGCTCGTCGGTTATGGATGAAAAAACACTTAGGGAATATTACGGCAGAGCCTTTCAGGATATTGTTGAAAAAGCCGCTCCGGCTTCAGTCATGAGTTCATATAATGCAACTACAGTATACAGGAACGGAGAAAAGATTTTTGATTATATTCCGTCTACTGCAAATCCGTACATATTACTTGATTTATTAAGGAAAAATTGGGGGTTTAACGGTTATGTCACAGGGGACTGCGGAGCCTTTGGAGACTTGAACAATACGGCGGCGTATAAAAAAGCCCTGTTTACTGATGAAGATATAAATAACGTTCCTCAGTATGCAACAATAACTAAGGGATTTTTGAACGGCGCGGATACGGACTGCGGCAATGCCGGCGTTCAAAAAAATGTTTTGGACGCTGTAAAAAATGGATATATTACTGAGGACGATTTGGATATAAATATTTACAGATTGTTCCTTCAGAGAATGCGGACAGGGGAGTTTGATTCCGGAGTAAAATATTTCGAAATCAAACCGGACGTTTTAGAAACTTCTGAACATGTGGCTGCTGCGGAAGAAGCGGCGGAGCAGTCCTGGGTGCTTTTGAAGAATGATAATAATATTTTGCCTTTGAGTAATGGAATTAAAAATGCGGCGCTGGTGGGGAATTTGGCTGACGAAGTTGTTTTAGGTGATTATTCAGGGTCGCCGGAACAAACAGTCACTCCTTATAATGGTATTGTAACAGAATTAAGGAGAGTAATGCCTGATGTTAATGTAGATTATCTTGGCGGAGCTACAGACGAAACCAAATTAATGAATATAAGAGGGTTGTCGTTTATACTTAAAGGCGGCGAAGAACGAAAGATAGATTTATCTGCTGCCCTGGTTTCAGGCGGTATTACGCTTAATGGAAGTTTGATTGAAGATATTACTAGAAAGGGTACCGCCGTATTTAAAAATATAGATTTCAGTGATGTTTTAAAAGTTAGGGCGGAGGTATCAACCGGGGACTTAGCGGGAGGAAAGGTAAAATTATGTTATGGCGATGGAGGACCGCAGGTGGCCGAAGTTGTCAGCGTTAAAACTAACAGCTTAAATTCGTTTAAAGACTGTATAGGCGAATATACCGGAACGTCCGGAGGGTATTGCGGAACGGAAGATTTATATTTATCTTTTGAGGCAAACCAGGAGGAATTCTCGGTAACCAAATATAAGGAGAAGCTGGACTCGGCGGATGTTATAATCGCTTATGCAGGGACTAATCTTTCAGATTCGGCAGAATCGTATGACCGAAAAAGCATAGACTTGCCTTTGAGCCAGTCGCATGTTCAGGCTTTAACATCAGCGTATCCGGAAAAAACTATAGTCGCAATGCAAACAGTCGGGCAAGTAAATGTTGAACCGTTTGAAAAGGACGCCCGTGCAATAATCTGGACTTCATACAACGGTCAAACTCAGGGAACCGCTCTAGGAAAAATATTATCAGGGCAGGTTAATCCGTCAGGTAAGCTTACTGCCACTTGGTATAAATCTGAAGATTTGGAACTTATGCCGATTGAAACAGAAGGGGTAAAGGGAGAAGACGGTATAACAAGATATTTTAATGATTATAACATACAAAGCCGTTCGGGATTTCCGGGGCGTACATATCAATATTATAGCGGTACGCCGGTTTATCCGTTTGGGTTCGGTTTGAGTTACACGGATTTTAGATATTCAAACATAAAATTATCTGAAAGATATATAAGTGCTAATGAAAAAATAAAAATTTCGGCCGATATAGAGAATGTTGGTACAGTATACGGGGCTGAAATAGTTCAGCTTTACGTTTCTGTTCCGGGGGCTGACGGAGAGAATAAGCCTAAAAAACAATTAAAGGGATTTGAAAGAATAGAACTGCTGCCCGGAGAGATTAAGAGTGTTTCGTTTGAGCTTGATATTTCTGAAATGTCGTTTTTCAGTGAGAAGGAACAAAAAGCCTATGTCTTAGAGGGAAAATATAAGGTGTATATTGGCAGAAATTCTGCTGATGAATCTTTAGCAGACGAGTTCAGTGTTTCCGGAGAGCTTGAAAGCAAGTTGAAAACCGTATCTGTTCTGCCCAGCGGTATAGCGATACGCGGATTAATAAACGGGCAAGGCGGAGAACTTGAGCAAATAAGCTCTGTAACAGCTAATCTGTCTGTTGTTATGACAGACGAGAAAATTTTGGATATATCAAAGGCGAAAGTTTCTTATAAAAGTGGTAATGAGACGGTCGCTGCAGTGGATGATAGAGGCGTTGTTAAATCCGGTCCGGTTTCAGGAGTCACAATGATAACGGCCGAAGTTACTGTGAATAATGAGACCAAATCGGTTGAGTTCCCAATAGTAAATATACTTGAATATAAGGCCGGAACTAGTGATAAAAATAAAGCGGTACAAGAATTGACATACGAAAAGAATTTTTATCCTAAAGGAGCGTTTTCAGATAATAATTGGAATAAGTTAGAAGCAATATATGATTCCGCTGTCAAAGAGATAGAATCAGCGGTCAAGTATACAGATATGACCAAGATATTGGCTGAATCAATTAAGAAACTGCGTTCGGTGGAAATGGATAATATTGAAAATCGGTATACGATAGCTTCTAAAAATCCCAATTATTTGGTTGATGGAATAATAGATTACCGCATGGGCGGAATACCCCCATATATAACAAGCAAAGACGGAGTTTCAGGTACAGTAAATACTGAAAATCCTTATCATGGTATTGAACTTGAGGCTTATGACGGCAATAATAAGATTGACAGTAAAAATTTAATTTGGCAGATAGAAAAATTGGACAGTTCAAAGCGTGATTCTGCAGAAATCAACAGAAATACAGGAGAACTCACGGTAATGACCGGAGGTCTTGTGAGAGTGCGGGTTATAGATATATCAAGTTTAGTTGGCGGAGAAACGCTTATATATATTAATACTCAGATTGAGGCTGAGGACAGTGACAGTGTAGAAAATAATTTCGGCGACAACAGAAGCGGAGCCAGCGGCTCAGCTCAAAGGGCCAACAGTACCGGCAATACAAGCGTGAACTGGCTGGAGTATAAGGGAATAAGGCTTCAAAATCTAAGGAAAATTACTGTGAGGTATGCGCTTAAATCCGGAAGCGTCAACATAAAATTCAGCGTGAATAGAAGTGCGGCTCCCAATTGTATTTTAGCAGAGAATATTTTAAAAGAAACAGGCGGAAGTGAGATTTGGAAGGAAGCTGTATTTAAAGTTAACAGTTCAGTGTTGTATAATGCTTCTGTAGACGGGAACGGACTTTCATCGATATTTCTCCAAGCTAATTCTGCAAATATAGACTTTTTTAAGCTGGATTATGAGGAATATGACGGAGGTCTTCCATATAGTATTGCTGAGGTTCATGACCGGGAAAAAGGTTTGATGTCGGTTGATATAAAGTGTTTGGGCAGCGGTTTCCCTTCGGGCGTTTTAAAAGTGTATGCCAGTGAGGAAGTCTCAAAGGAAATTAAATCTATTGAGGTGACAGGAGGGGGCAGGTATGATATCTCCACAAATTGTAAATACGGGGATTCTGTGAGTTTTTGCGTATATAATATGAATACAGAAGCGTCTGATATATTTAACCATACTTACAGAAAACCGGCAGAAAGGAAAGTAAAGGTATACAGCGGTGATAACAGGGCGTATACGGTATTGTTCTGCAACAATCGAATGGATAAACTTCCTGAGATTGATTGCATTACAGGATATGGCACAGTTTTAAGAAGAGAAAAAAAGAAGTTTAAATATGTATATGGCGACAGAGAATACGTCTTTTCAACTGCCTGGCAGATAGGTGACGGAAGCGAAACCGAAAGCTGCTTGTTATACAGACCAAAATCTGAATGTTATATTACGGTTCTGTTTGACGGCAATGGGGGAAGAGACAGGGAACTTTATATTGTTCAAGGAGGAACAATATTGGCTGGCGGAAAATCATATCCTGAATGTAAATCTGATGTAACGGCAAAAATATCTGATATAACTCAGCCTGTATACGTATATGGCAACGGCGGAAATAAAAATATTTATGCTGTTTTTGTAGAATATATAAACGGAATTGATGAAAGTAAAACTTTTGAGACAATTCAGAGTGCAAAGTGGGGAAACGGTTTTGCAAAATTGGAAAAAGAAAGCGTCACGGGAAAAACCAAATTGTCTTCAAGCGGCTCAGGTTCCGTATGGTCGGAAGTAAAGCTGGATTATTTTGCGAAAAGTGATGTTGAAGAAATTCAAAACCCGCTGAAAATAAATAGTATTGATGAGTATAAAGGCCGCTTATATGCCGGCTGCGACAATGGAATAATGTTAATATTGCCGTTGTGTCAAAAATGTTATCAGCTGAAAAAAGTTTGCGGTTTTGATATTAAAGATATAAAAATAGACGGCGGAGTAATGAATATAACCGGCGATACAGAAAGTAAGACAATAAAAATGGTATCGCTGGGATCTGATAGAGTTGAACCGGAAGAGGCAATGGTGCTGCGGTCAAACGGAGCAGTTTTGGCGGACGTTCGTGAAGAGTATGAATATAAGGAATCCCATATCCAAGGAGCGGTTAATATTCCATTAGACAGTATAGAGAGTTTGTTGACGTATGGAAGAAATACGATAATTATATTTTATTGCCTAAATGGGTTTAAAGCAGAATTGGCTGTAGAAAAGGCAAGAGCTATGGGATTTGAAAATGTGTATAATTTAGGCGGCGCAGATAAGCTGATATAA
- a CDS encoding helix-turn-helix domain-containing protein, with amino-acid sequence MKFGEKVRNLRKKNKMSQGELAVAIGVSLRTVQNYEKSGMHPKQRDLYYRLAEVLNVDVNYLLTEDEEIIFDAYKKGGTGSMRDVEGLIEGVCGLFAGGSLPREDMDAAMKAISDAYFSVKDENKKYTPKKYIK; translated from the coding sequence ATGAAATTTGGCGAAAAGGTGAGGAACCTGCGTAAAAAAAATAAAATGAGTCAGGGTGAATTGGCGGTTGCTATTGGCGTATCTCTGCGTACTGTTCAGAACTATGAGAAATCGGGTATGCATCCCAAACAGCGTGATTTGTATTATAGGTTAGCCGAGGTTTTGAATGTGGATGTGAATTACCTGTTGACAGAGGACGAGGAGATTATTTTTGACGCTTATAAAAAAGGCGGCACAGGTTCTATGAGAGATGTTGAGGGGCTAATAGAAGGCGTATGCGGATTGTTTGCCGGCGGAAGTTTGCCGAGGGAGGATATGGACGCTGCTATGAAGGCTATTTCGGACGCATATTTTTCCGTTAAAGATGAAAATAAAAAATATACACCTAAAAAATACATAAAATAA